One bacterium genomic window carries:
- a CDS encoding GntR family transcriptional regulator, with translation MPDLVREAVLEVIADRHLKPGDQLLPEPALAAMLAVSRATLREAIRMLELEGVLLRTRGVGTFVAGAPFLRNNLNANFGVTDLIRSEGHVPGTVDRTAKITLPTATVRTALGLAEGAQAVVIERTRTADGRPVVRSTDILPTALIPAGVDPLTVGEESLYKWLQTRCGVIIHHGVARIQSVAATAPLANLLNVRRGTPLLLLEQVDYAGDNRPALYSLEYHVSDAFEVTIQRAGPRRG, from the coding sequence TTGCCGGACCTGGTACGCGAAGCCGTTCTCGAAGTGATCGCCGATCGGCACTTGAAGCCGGGTGACCAGTTGCTCCCCGAACCGGCGCTGGCGGCGATGCTGGCCGTGAGTCGCGCGACGCTGCGAGAGGCGATTCGGATGCTCGAGTTAGAAGGAGTGCTCCTGCGGACTCGCGGAGTCGGCACTTTCGTCGCCGGCGCGCCGTTCCTACGGAACAACCTCAACGCGAACTTCGGGGTGACCGACCTCATTCGGTCCGAGGGGCACGTGCCTGGGACCGTCGACCGGACCGCCAAGATTACCCTTCCAACGGCAACGGTGCGGACCGCGCTCGGCCTTGCCGAGGGCGCACAGGCTGTTGTGATCGAACGCACTCGCACGGCAGACGGTCGTCCGGTTGTGCGTTCGACTGACATCTTGCCAACGGCGTTGATACCGGCCGGCGTCGACCCCCTCACGGTGGGTGAGGAGTCTTTGTACAAGTGGTTGCAGACCCGATGCGGCGTGATCATTCACCATGGGGTCGCGCGAATCCAATCGGTCGCGGCGACCGCGCCGCTTGCCAACCTTCTCAACGTTCGGCGCGGTACACCGCTTTTGCTGTTGGAACAGGTGGACTATGCGGGCGACAACCGCCCCGCATTGTACTCGCTCGAGTATCACGTTTCGGACGCGTTCGAGGTCACAATTCAACGCGCAGGGCCAAGGAGAGGATGA